One part of the Aliidongia dinghuensis genome encodes these proteins:
- a CDS encoding ABC transporter permease: MTNPSSSARPGASLALDTVRAQGAKRSPPLLRVRRSSGDVRGALLLIAPLAAFMLVFFLVPVVMLMSRAVWDPVVTIAFPQTAQALGSWNGEGLPRPDAFSAAAADIVAADLAGTLGEAAARLNQDMPGMRQLLLRTRSHLDGAADDDGTPGADDKARQRDEQAVETELVAFDGRWGDAATWQVLANDVQPLTLVYLLRALDHERTPDGAIVPLPRDEGVYLSILGRTFWISAVVTVLVTLLGYPLSYWLTQLPKRRQRAVLMAVLIPFWTSILVRIAAWMVVLPRAGLVNRLATSLHLIGTPLELLYDRTGVIISMVHILIPFMVLPLFAVMSGIPSSYQRAAISLGSHPFEAFWRVYAPQTAPGVAAGALLVFISALGYYVAPALLGGAGDQMLSYYIAYYTNTTINWGLAAALSVLLLAATALLFMVYRMVAARRPVASVEA; encoded by the coding sequence ATGACGAACCCGTCGAGCAGTGCGCGGCCGGGCGCGTCACTGGCGCTCGACACGGTCCGTGCGCAGGGGGCGAAGCGCTCGCCGCCCCTCCTGCGTGTGCGCCGTTCAAGCGGCGATGTGCGCGGTGCGCTGCTGCTGATCGCGCCGCTCGCAGCCTTCATGCTCGTGTTCTTCCTCGTGCCGGTGGTGATGCTGATGAGCCGGGCCGTATGGGATCCGGTCGTTACGATCGCCTTCCCACAGACCGCTCAAGCGCTCGGATCTTGGAATGGTGAAGGGTTGCCGCGGCCGGATGCCTTCTCGGCAGCCGCGGCCGACATCGTCGCGGCTGACCTCGCGGGTACCCTTGGAGAGGCCGCGGCTCGGCTCAACCAGGATATGCCGGGGATGCGCCAGCTGCTCCTCCGCACCCGCTCCCATCTGGACGGTGCGGCGGATGACGACGGGACTCCCGGCGCGGACGACAAAGCGCGCCAGCGCGATGAGCAGGCGGTGGAAACCGAACTCGTCGCGTTCGACGGTCGCTGGGGCGATGCTGCGACGTGGCAGGTGCTCGCGAATGACGTCCAGCCGTTGACCCTGGTCTATCTGCTGCGCGCCCTGGATCATGAACGTACGCCGGATGGGGCGATCGTGCCGCTTCCTCGGGACGAAGGCGTTTATCTCTCCATACTCGGTCGCACCTTCTGGATCAGTGCCGTCGTGACGGTGCTCGTCACCTTGCTGGGGTATCCACTGTCATATTGGCTGACCCAGCTGCCCAAGCGTCGGCAGCGTGCCGTTCTGATGGCCGTCCTCATCCCGTTCTGGACTTCGATCCTGGTCCGGATCGCGGCATGGATGGTGGTGCTGCCGCGCGCCGGGCTCGTCAACCGACTGGCGACCTCGCTGCATCTGATCGGCACCCCGCTCGAGCTGCTTTACGACCGTACCGGCGTCATCATCTCGATGGTCCACATCCTGATCCCATTCATGGTTCTGCCGCTGTTCGCGGTCATGAGCGGGATCCCTTCGAGCTATCAGCGCGCCGCGATCTCACTCGGCAGCCATCCGTTCGAGGCGTTCTGGCGCGTCTATGCGCCGCAAACGGCGCCGGGAGTCGCCGCAGGGGCGCTGCTCGTCTTCATCAGCGCACTTGGCTATTACGTGGCACCGGCGCTATTGGGTGGCGCCGGCGATCAGATGCTGAGCTACTACATCGCCTACTACACCAACACGACGATCAATTGGGGGCTGGCGGCCGCGCTGAGCGTGCTGCTGCTGGCGGCGACGGCGCTGCTGTTCATGGTTT